CGGGAAATTTGGCGATGTGCTGGAGAAAGTGAAGAAGCAGATTCACACCGTCTCCAACACCCTGGATGAGTCTTCGCGCCGCACCCGGGTGATGGAGCGCAAACTGCGCAGTGTGGAAGAGCTGCCCGCCGATCAGACCAGTGTCGTGCTGGCACTTTCTGCCAGCGCGGATGACGAGGTGGAGGAGCAGCCCTCGTTGTAATTATTTACGGTGTGTTGGTACTCGCGCCAGCATTCCTCCCAGAGGCGCTCACTTTCATCCGAGGACCTACGTCTCTGCCGCTCGCCATCCGGGCTCGCTCTCGGAATACTGGTGCTCCTGCTGAAAAAAACGCAGGGTAGCCGTGAATGGTTACCCCTGGTTTTTCTCTCTTCCCGTTGACGCAACAAGGGTGTCAAGTTTCGCATCTTGTTGTCTTAGGTTAAGGTGTTATTATTCTGACATTTATCGCGCGGAAACTGTATTGATTTTGAATGCTTGACTTATCTGGTATTCCACTTTTTGTTTCCGGATGTTGTCCTTTTTGACCGCGCAAAAAGGACACAAAAACGCGCCCCCCGAACGCCCGTTTTTCCGGATCGTTGGCTCGCCTGTCCTGGAGATCCGGCAGACACTGCATCCCTGCAGTGCTGCCGGACCACTCACTTCCTGTGAGTGTCCCGTTCGGGTCTTGCCAGCCAGGCGTCGCACTCACCGGACGGGCTCAGGGGGGAACGGCCTGCTTCTGCCTCTCCCCCGTGTTCTTTCCCAGCCAGGACGCACCAACTGTCAGGCTGCTGAAAAGCCTCATCTGCGGCGTTGCTCACAAGTGCTCGTCGCTGCGACGTACAGGAAGTACGCCTCACTCCTCACCTTGCTTGCGCCTTGCACCTGAGAGCTTTTCAATTGCCTGTATAACGCGATGGACCCGCAGGGTTGCCGCCACGACGGCGGCAACCGCAAACCAAAAGCCACGGAGGGCGGTTGTTTGCGGTCCCCAGTTCCAGGCAAGCGGACGGCTGATAAGGACAGCACTGGGGATCGCTTCCCAGCCACTTTTGGCGACCCAAAAGTGGCAAATAACTCATAAAAAGGTAAAGGTAATGTAAGCGACGCAGTCTGTGGAGAACCACTCCCCCTCATTTCAGCATGACAGAAGGGAAGACGCTAACAACCTGTCGTTTCGGGGATGCGAAACTTCAGAAGGGTCTCGTAGCGCGATGGCAGCTGGTGAGATGGTCGTTGACCATACCCACCGCCTGCATGAAGGCATAGCAGATCGTTGATCCCACAAAGCGCATCCCGTGTTTTTTCAGGTCGCGGCTCAGACGATCTGAGAGGGCCGTGCTGGCCGGTACCTCGCTGATATGGCTCCAGGAGTTGACGATGGGCCGGTTATCCACATAGCCCCACAAAAAGGCGTCCAGAGAGCCATATTGGGCCTGAATCTGCTGTACCGCCCGCGCGTTGCCGATGGCGGAGCGGATTTTCAGGCGGTTGCGCACTATGCCCGCGTCGGCCAGCAGGCGCTGCACATCGTCCTCCGTGAAGGCCGCAACCTTGTCGATGGCAAAACCGGCGAAAGCGCGGCGGTAGTTTTCCCGCTTGCGCAGAATGGTTATCCAGCTCAGCCCCGCCTGGGCGCCTTCCAGAATCAGCATCTCAAAGAGCCTGCGATCATCATGGACGGGAATCCCCCATTCCTCATCGTGATAGGCGATATACAGCGGATCATCGCCGCACCAGTCACAGCGTCTGGTCATAGCTTCCCCCGTATCTTTCAGAATGTGAGCCCGGGATCCTTCCGGCTTGCCTGGAAGCGCGCCAGAATACTCTGGGCTTTGGCGGCTTTGCTGGTCAGCACTGCTTCCTCGGGAACCCAGCGGCTGACCAGACCGTGATGGGCCTCAGCGCCCTGCAGGTTCAGCGGATGCACCTCCCGGCTGTTGTCGATGGTAATGGCAAAGAAGAAGACCTTCTCATCGCTCATGCCCACAGAACTGTAGACATATCCCAGATCAAGCAGCTCGCCGGGCTGCGCGTCAATTCCCGCCTCTTCACGCAGCTCGCGCACTGCCGTCTGCAGGGGTGTCTCTCCGGCATCTATCAGCCCGGCCGGGAATTCCAGCACCCGCTGGGCCACCGGTGGCCGGTACTGCTCCACCATCAGGTAGAGGCCCGTATCGCGATTGTGAATCAGGACGATAACCGCTCCTTCGCACTGTACCCGGCTGACATACTCCCAGCCGTCTCTGCTTTTCAGTTCAAGATACTTTCCCACGCGAATTCCTCCATCAGAATATCGAGAGCCCGGTGCGTGACGTGAACATTTCCAGGGCCTTCTGTCCCAGCAGAGAGTTGTGGCTGGCATCCAGAGCCGGAGACCACACGCACAGGCTCAAGGTGTCCGGCACAATCGCCACAATACCTCCTCCCACACCACTTTTACAGGGCAGGCCGATGAGAAAGGCGAATTCACCGGCCGCGTCATAGGTGCCGCAGGTCAGCATCAGGGCGTTGATGCGGCGGGCCTGCCGGGCGCTGATCACCTGTACCCCGCTGAAGGGGTGGCTGCCATCGCGACACAGGAAATTGACTGCCCGGGCCAGCTGCAGGCAATTCATGGGGATGGCGCACTGGCGGAAGTAGACATCCAGCACCGTGCAGACGTCATTGTCCAGTTTGCCGAAGCTCTTGATGAAGTTCGCCAGCGCCACGTTGCGAAATCCGGTGGCTGCTTCGGAAGCAGCCACTTCCTCGTCAATGTGTACCGGCTCGTCGCAGAGGCTGGATATCAGGGCCAGCATCTCGGACTTGGGGTCATCGCCGCAGGTGACCAGACAGTCGGCTACCGCAATGGCACCCGCGTTGATAAAGGGATTACGGGGAATGCCCTGCTCGCTCTCCAGCTGCATCAGGGAGTTAAAGGGATTCCCGGAAGGCTCCCTGCCGATGCGTTCCCACAAACGCTCCCCTGCCAGGCGCATGGCCATGGTCAGCGAGAAGACCTTGGAAATACTCTGGATGGAAAAAGGCGTCATGGCATCGCCAGCCCAGGCCTCGACCCCATCGCGGGTGCGCAGGGCGATGCCGAACTGGCAGGGGTTGACCCGGGCCAGCGCTGGAATGTAGTTGGCGACTGCCCCCGCTTTGCCGAGCTGCGGGCGAATCGCCGCGACAATATCATCGAGAATTTCCTGAGAGTTCATAGCTTAACCCTCCCCTGTACGAGTTTCAACACCTGCCAGTGCCACAGCCACCTCCGCAGCCAGCGGAAAAACGCTCCGGCGCCAGCGCCACCAGCAGCTTCTGGGGAAGCCCCTCAAGGCTGCGACCGGGGGACAGGTGGTGCCACCAGGGCGGAATGCGATTGGTCAGAATCATGATTGCAACGGGAATATCCAGCGACCAACCCGCCATGGCGTGCTGCCCGAATGTGCCGCCGCTGTGCCAGGCCACCCGGCCCAGGCGCGAATCCTGGCTCAACATCCAGCCAAGCCCCATCCAGGTACCCCGGCCCACTGTGGCCTGGGGCTGCACCATCAAACCCGCCAGCGACACCCAGGGCTCGCCGGAGGCACCCATCTGGGCCAGCAGAAACTTCATCATATCCTCCCCCGTGGAGCGCCACACCCCCGCCGGCTCCATGCCACGCCACTGAAAGGGCGGCACCCGCCGTCCCCGTGAATCATGGCCCTGCACCAGGCGTTCGGCGGGATAGCCTTCATGGT
This portion of the Desulfurispirillum indicum S5 genome encodes:
- a CDS encoding DNA-3-methyladenine glycosylase I produces the protein MTRRCDWCGDDPLYIAYHDEEWGIPVHDDRRLFEMLILEGAQAGLSWITILRKRENYRRAFAGFAIDKVAAFTEDDVQRLLADAGIVRNRLKIRSAIGNARAVQQIQAQYGSLDAFLWGYVDNRPIVNSWSHISEVPASTALSDRLSRDLKKHGMRFVGSTICYAFMQAVGMVNDHLTSCHRATRPF
- a CDS encoding NUDIX hydrolase; amino-acid sequence: MGKYLELKSRDGWEYVSRVQCEGAVIVLIHNRDTGLYLMVEQYRPPVAQRVLEFPAGLIDAGETPLQTAVRELREEAGIDAQPGELLDLGYVYSSVGMSDEKVFFFAITIDNSREVHPLNLQGAEAHHGLVSRWVPEEAVLTSKAAKAQSILARFQASRKDPGLTF
- a CDS encoding glutaminase; translated protein: MNSQEILDDIVAAIRPQLGKAGAVANYIPALARVNPCQFGIALRTRDGVEAWAGDAMTPFSIQSISKVFSLTMAMRLAGERLWERIGREPSGNPFNSLMQLESEQGIPRNPFINAGAIAVADCLVTCGDDPKSEMLALISSLCDEPVHIDEEVAASEAATGFRNVALANFIKSFGKLDNDVCTVLDVYFRQCAIPMNCLQLARAVNFLCRDGSHPFSGVQVISARQARRINALMLTCGTYDAAGEFAFLIGLPCKSGVGGGIVAIVPDTLSLCVWSPALDASHNSLLGQKALEMFTSRTGLSIF